The Methanothrix soehngenii GP6 genome has a window encoding:
- a CDS encoding ChaB family protein, protein MPYANISELPKSVRNLPSRAKTIYMKAFNSCWEDLEIEDETAREKASHESAWSAVKEQYEKDDETGEWVKSDGYAGRRSRHRKSRSSGTSLQAKAHA, encoded by the coding sequence ATGCCATATGCAAATATAAGCGAGCTGCCCAAGAGCGTCCGAAATCTGCCCAGCCGGGCTAAAACCATATACATGAAAGCCTTCAATAGCTGCTGGGAGGATCTGGAGATAGAAGATGAGACAGCCCGCGAGAAGGCATCTCACGAATCAGCCTGGTCGGCCGTAAAAGAACAGTATGAGAAGGACGACGAGACCGGTGAGTGGGTTAAAAGCGATGGGTACGCAGGAAGACGCTCGCGCCATCGCAAGAGCAGGTCCAGCGGGACCTCATTGCAGGCAAAGGCACATGCATGA
- a CDS encoding lamin tail domain-containing protein, protein MKSILKATCLAAALMILACSAMASVVVNEIELNPPEGGAEWIELFNSGNESVDISSWTAIITDGSWKGEFSPVPLGTILPAGGFYVLDGQESWNHTDGGYCTLYSASGEEVDRTALRLDSLGNDFTYGRNPDGYDTNTDGDWGLASATRGATNVR, encoded by the coding sequence TTGAAATCAATCTTGAAGGCAACCTGTCTAGCCGCTGCATTGATGATCCTCGCCTGCAGCGCGATGGCATCGGTGGTCGTAAATGAGATAGAGCTGAACCCTCCGGAGGGGGGAGCGGAATGGATCGAGCTTTTTAACTCCGGAAACGAGAGCGTCGACATAAGCAGCTGGACGGCCATCATCACCGATGGCAGCTGGAAGGGAGAATTCTCCCCTGTACCCCTGGGTACGATTCTTCCCGCAGGAGGATTCTATGTCCTGGATGGCCAGGAATCCTGGAACCATACTGACGGAGGATACTGCACCCTCTATAGTGCATCTGGTGAGGAGGTAGACAGGACCGCCCTTCGCCTGGATAGCTTGGGAAACGACTTTACCTATGGCAGGAATCCGGACGGATACGATACGAACACCGATGGCGACTGGGGTCTGGCTTCTGCCACCCGTGGTGCGACCAATGTGCGCTGA
- a CDS encoding lamin tail domain-containing protein, with protein MESKDKSKWRMTTRPASRGGIRASLAFLCLLAFSASGICDVVINEIELSAPHNETVWVELYNAGDDPVDLTGWTVQIEDGAWKGIIPLQGIIDPLGFKVAKGKDAWATTGNGTVYLYDALGENMDRVYPQSDQSHSHFAYGRIPDGRRRGTSADFAFLRASIGMSNGREVQK; from the coding sequence TTGGAATCTAAGGATAAATCAAAATGGAGGATGACGACACGTCCGGCATCAAGAGGCGGCATCAGAGCGTCTCTGGCCTTTTTATGCCTGCTGGCATTCTCAGCCTCTGGAATCTGCGACGTGGTCATAAACGAGATTGAACTGAGCGCGCCCCATAACGAAACTGTGTGGGTGGAGCTCTACAATGCGGGTGATGACCCTGTGGACCTTACCGGCTGGACGGTGCAGATCGAAGACGGGGCCTGGAAGGGTATCATTCCTCTGCAGGGAATCATAGATCCCCTGGGATTCAAGGTGGCGAAGGGCAAGGACGCCTGGGCGACAACTGGCAACGGTACAGTCTATCTGTATGATGCCCTTGGAGAGAATATGGATCGAGTATATCCCCAGAGCGACCAGAGCCACTCTCACTTCGCTTATGGCCGGATCCCGGACGGCAGGAGGAGGGGCACCAGTGCAGACTTCGCCTTCCTGAGGGCAAGCATCGGCATGTCCAATGGCAGAGAGGTGCAAAAATAA
- a CDS encoding CARDB domain-containing protein, producing the protein MFMAEAAPDLFVSEFSLNPETPVQGSPVTVRLGVYNQGTGSSGPFSVQWWPGENYRNLGCSWEVDGLVARGGKILTCTYDGYPSWYANINTKVLVDSGGVVAESDEANNIFLKPISVSKPGAGSPGPVGPGSASGSPDLFVSEFSLNPETPVQGSPVTVRLGVYNQGTGSSGPFSVQWWPGENYRNLGCSWEVDGLVARGGKILTCTYDGYPSWYANINTKVLVDSGGVVAESDEANNIFLKPISVSKPGAGSPGPVGPGSASGSPDLFVSEFSLNPETPVQGSPVTVRLGVYNQGTGSSGPFSVQWWPGENYRNLGCSWEVDGLVARGGKILTCTYDGYPSWYANINTKVLVDSGGVVAESDEANNIFLKPISVSKPGAGSPGPVGPGSASGSPDLFVSEFSLNPETPVQGSPVTVRLGVYNQGTGSSGPFSVQWWPGENYRNLGCSWEVDGLVARGGKILTCTYDGYPSWYANINTKVLVDSGGVVAESDEANNIFLKPISVNHP; encoded by the coding sequence ATGTTTATGGCCGAGGCAGCTCCTGACCTATTTGTCAGCGAGTTCTCACTGAATCCCGAAACGCCAGTTCAGGGATCTCCGGTAACTGTGAGGCTTGGAGTTTACAACCAGGGCACCGGCTCATCCGGTCCGTTCAGTGTCCAGTGGTGGCCTGGTGAAAACTACCGGAATCTGGGATGCAGCTGGGAAGTGGATGGATTGGTGGCACGAGGCGGAAAGATATTGACTTGCACCTACGACGGCTACCCCAGCTGGTATGCTAACATCAATACCAAGGTTTTGGTCGACTCCGGCGGAGTTGTGGCGGAAAGCGATGAGGCAAACAACATCTTCCTCAAGCCCATCAGCGTGAGCAAGCCTGGCGCAGGATCGCCGGGACCGGTTGGACCTGGGTCGGCGTCTGGCTCTCCTGACCTATTTGTCAGCGAGTTCTCACTGAATCCCGAAACGCCAGTTCAGGGATCTCCGGTAACTGTGAGGCTTGGAGTTTACAACCAGGGCACCGGCTCATCCGGTCCGTTCAGTGTCCAGTGGTGGCCTGGTGAAAACTACCGGAATCTGGGATGCAGCTGGGAAGTGGATGGATTGGTGGCACGAGGCGGAAAGATATTGACTTGCACCTACGACGGCTACCCCAGCTGGTATGCTAACATCAATACCAAGGTTTTGGTCGACTCCGGCGGAGTTGTGGCGGAAAGCGATGAGGCAAACAACATCTTCCTCAAGCCCATCAGCGTGAGCAAGCCTGGCGCAGGATCGCCGGGACCGGTTGGACCTGGGTCGGCGTCTGGCTCTCCTGACCTATTTGTCAGCGAGTTCTCACTGAATCCCGAAACGCCAGTTCAGGGATCTCCGGTAACTGTGAGGCTTGGAGTTTACAACCAGGGCACCGGCTCATCCGGTCCGTTCAGTGTCCAGTGGTGGCCCGGGGAGAACTACCGGAATCTGGGATGCAGCTGGGAAGTGGATGGATTGGTGGCACGAGGCGGAAAGATATTGACTTGCACCTATGACGGCTACCCCAGCTGGTATGCTAACATCAATACCAAGGTTTTGGTCGACTCCGGCGGAGTTGTGGCGGAAAGCGATGAGGCAAACAACATCTTCCTCAAGCCCATCAGCGTGAGCAAGCCTGGCGCAGGATCGCCGGGACCGGTTGGACCTGGGTCGGCGTCGGGATCTCCTGACCTATTTGTCAGCGAGTTCTCACTGAATCCCGAAACGCCAGTTCAGGGATCGCCGGTAACTGTGAGGCTTGGAGTTTACAACCAGGGCACCGGCTCATCCGGTCCGTTCAGTGTCCAGTGGTGGCCCGGGGAGAACTACCGGAATCTGGGATGCAGCTGGGAAGTGGATGGATTGGTGGCACGAGGCGGAAAGATATTGACTTGCACCTATGACGGCTACCCCAGCTGGTATGCTAACATCAATACCAAGGTTTTGGTCGATTCCGGCGGAGTTGTGGCGGAAAGCGATGAGGCAAACAACATCTTCCTCAAGCCCATCAGCGTGAACCATCCCTGA
- the argS gene encoding arginine--tRNA ligase, protein MFLDFMSEVEGLLKSALDRCGFAPEEGINSLGLELTPHADLASSVAFRLAPVLKKSPAAIAGEIHQAIPHEFRYVEKVELAGPYLNFFMNRAFLNAVLNQALADNAWTGRMNEKVIVEHTSANPDGPLHVGHIRNSVIGDTLVRILRRAGCTVDAQYYVNDMGRQEAMVVVGLDHFQLDGSKPDHAIARVYIAANKEMESNPAIREEADRVIQLYEAGDPEVTAKVQSAVRYAIGGIEQTLQRMNICHDSYHWESEFVRDGSVAEIVESLEKTGLVAWDEGSLQLDLNDYGFEKKMVLKRANGTSLYITRDLAYHRWKSANSDRSVDILGADHKLVSGQLRVALGLLGVREPEVVIFEFVSLPTGSMSTRKGKFISADELLDEVEKQAMEEVRARRPDESPEFLKEVARQVASGAVRYDVVKVSADKATTFDWKQALDFEKLSAPFIQYSHARACSILRKGEQSEKFQADLLVSDYEVALIKKIAQFDLVIDRAACELKPHHLATYARELAESFNLFYRYSPVLDASFELRDARLALAKAARNALRTTLETLGISALETM, encoded by the coding sequence ATGTTTCTTGATTTTATGAGCGAGGTCGAGGGCCTGCTGAAAAGCGCCCTCGATCGCTGTGGCTTCGCGCCAGAGGAGGGTATAAACAGCCTGGGGCTTGAGCTTACCCCCCATGCCGATCTGGCCTCTTCAGTGGCCTTCCGCCTGGCACCGGTCCTCAAGAAGAGCCCGGCCGCCATAGCTGGAGAGATCCACCAGGCGATCCCCCATGAATTCCGCTATGTAGAAAAGGTGGAGCTTGCCGGCCCCTACCTCAACTTCTTCATGAACCGAGCGTTCCTGAATGCTGTCTTGAACCAGGCCCTGGCAGACAATGCCTGGACTGGGAGGATGAACGAGAAGGTCATAGTGGAGCACACCTCCGCCAATCCGGACGGGCCGCTCCATGTGGGCCATATCAGAAACTCAGTGATCGGCGATACCCTGGTCAGAATACTGCGCCGGGCGGGCTGCACTGTGGACGCCCAGTACTACGTCAACGACATGGGCCGCCAGGAGGCGATGGTGGTGGTGGGATTGGATCACTTCCAGCTGGACGGCAGCAAGCCGGACCATGCCATCGCTCGGGTCTACATTGCCGCAAACAAGGAGATGGAGAGCAATCCCGCCATCCGGGAGGAGGCAGACCGGGTGATCCAGCTCTATGAGGCAGGCGATCCGGAGGTCACCGCCAAGGTCCAGTCTGCCGTTCGTTATGCTATCGGCGGAATAGAACAGACCTTGCAGAGGATGAACATCTGCCACGACAGCTACCACTGGGAGTCGGAGTTCGTGCGGGATGGCAGCGTGGCCGAGATCGTAGAAAGCCTGGAGAAGACCGGCCTTGTCGCCTGGGATGAGGGATCTCTTCAGCTGGACCTGAATGATTATGGCTTTGAGAAGAAGATGGTCCTGAAAAGAGCCAATGGGACATCGCTATACATCACTCGCGACCTGGCCTACCACCGCTGGAAGTCGGCCAACTCCGATCGCTCTGTGGATATCCTTGGAGCGGACCATAAATTGGTCTCCGGACAGCTGCGAGTGGCTTTGGGCCTTTTAGGCGTCCGCGAGCCGGAGGTGGTGATATTCGAGTTCGTCTCTCTGCCTACAGGCTCCATGAGCACCCGCAAGGGCAAGTTCATCTCCGCGGACGAGCTATTGGATGAGGTGGAAAAACAGGCTATGGAAGAGGTTAGGGCCCGCCGGCCTGATGAGAGCCCGGAGTTTTTAAAGGAGGTGGCCCGCCAGGTAGCCAGCGGTGCAGTGCGCTACGATGTGGTAAAGGTATCCGCGGACAAGGCCACCACCTTCGACTGGAAGCAGGCCTTAGACTTCGAGAAGCTGTCAGCCCCCTTCATCCAGTACTCCCATGCCCGGGCCTGCAGCATCCTTCGCAAAGGCGAACAGAGTGAAAAGTTCCAGGCTGATCTGCTGGTAAGCGATTATGAGGTCGCCCTGATCAAGAAGATCGCCCAGTTCGATCTGGTCATCGACAGGGCAGCATGCGAGCTAAAGCCCCATCATCTGGCCACATATGCCCGCGAGCTGGCGGAGAGCTTCAACCTCTTCTACCGCTACAGCCCAGTGCTGGATGCATCTTTTGAGCTTCGGGATGCCAGGCTGGCTCTGGCTAAAGCGGCCAGAAACGCCCTGCGAACCACCCTGGAGACCCTGGGCATATCCGCCCTGGAGACGATGTAA
- a CDS encoding transposase, producing MTEMQLSLINFPYREMLSNIFQDYSNDFEFTASGIFRKIVPPLCPECGHPMSHNGFNTCQKRHLGGANVGKYLCGACGKSTEENRDFWVNLKADFLGIITEICTRLRLNHVSYEVIESIMGYLYPRDKDTIRNMVQCAIDEMDIPPVKNIQFVHYDEQHPKAGRNQKYRLTLLDSVTRQVIADELYDSKDADTIESFLRRNLDTQKQIFIVTDLYRGYSDIFKRVFGNKVIHQFCLLHLNKLIVNDFPRKTSIEQELIKYRLLNIFYDREPEIEFLSCLIEEEKTMKQRSDKEYKSWIKEAKNAFHKFVRDLELKRRRENKNLKQRDYYEALNNFKILKMQSDSFMISVRKRLAKIEELWPNLTAFYFVDNAPATNNPIENFYSASLKTHRKKQLEELGIKEQIKLSALKKAGVFGRPQKTLLDAFFMFIPFLDTG from the coding sequence AGCGGTATTTTTCGGAAAATAGTGCCGCCATTATGTCCCGAATGTGGCCATCCAATGAGCCATAATGGTTTTAACACCTGCCAGAAGAGACATCTCGGAGGGGCAAACGTCGGGAAATATTTATGTGGCGCTTGCGGAAAGTCAACTGAAGAAAATCGAGACTTCTGGGTCAATCTAAAGGCAGACTTCTTAGGGATTATCACGGAAATCTGCACTCGTCTGAGGCTTAACCACGTATCTTATGAAGTGATAGAATCGATAATGGGCTATCTATATCCTCGGGATAAAGATACTATCCGGAACATGGTCCAGTGCGCGATTGATGAGATGGATATCCCTCCGGTCAAAAATATCCAGTTTGTGCATTATGATGAGCAACATCCCAAGGCAGGTCGAAACCAAAAGTATCGCTTGACACTCCTTGATTCGGTAACAAGGCAAGTAATCGCGGATGAACTTTATGATTCAAAAGACGCCGATACTATCGAAAGTTTCCTTCGAAGAAATCTTGATACCCAAAAGCAGATATTTATTGTCACAGATCTCTACCGAGGATACAGTGATATTTTTAAAAGAGTTTTCGGTAATAAGGTCATCCATCAATTCTGTTTGCTCCATTTGAATAAGCTCATAGTCAATGATTTTCCTCGAAAAACGAGCATTGAACAGGAATTAATTAAATACAGATTGCTTAATATATTTTATGATCGTGAGCCTGAGATAGAGTTTCTTTCCTGCTTGATCGAAGAAGAGAAAACCATGAAACAGAGAAGCGACAAGGAATATAAGTCCTGGATTAAGGAGGCAAAGAACGCATTTCATAAATTCGTCCGAGATTTGGAGTTGAAACGCAGAAGGGAAAACAAAAACCTTAAACAAAGAGATTATTATGAAGCTTTAAATAATTTTAAAATTTTAAAGATGCAATCTGACTCGTTCATGATATCTGTAAGAAAAAGACTGGCGAAAATCGAAGAGCTTTGGCCAAATCTTACAGCGTTTTACTTTGTCGATAATGCTCCAGCTACAAACAATCCTATAGAAAATTTCTATTCAGCAAGCCTCAAGACTCATAGAAAAAAGCAGTTAGAGGAACTTGGAATCAAAGAGCAGATAAAGCTCTCTGCGCTGAAGAAAGCCGGAGTCTTTGGAAGACCTCAAAAGACGCTACTCGATGCATTCTTTATGTTCATTCCTTTTCTAGATACGGGTTAA